The Prinia subflava isolate CZ2003 ecotype Zambia chromosome 18, Cam_Psub_1.2, whole genome shotgun sequence genome has a window encoding:
- the SOWAHB gene encoding ankyrin repeat domain-containing protein SOWAHB — MARELSQEAVLDFLWAAGGRAPNTALLRHFQRFLRDPALTEQQRRERREYFKSLVNSLATVHPAAAPGASKDIVLRRRYRDLLDEELPPPEEQREQEEEKNEPPPPPRRDPDGRRGPRGEAAGQGRPGGAGGCAARGRGGPCCECRRARRAAAAVPAPGPGTPSGPRPPRSRSPPPPPQPPPYRTQPLSSGPWALRPGGTGRPQPPALPSGPRALSPAVPPRSLSPSLPAAGLPSATASRTPPLPLGPEMPPPYRLPQPRSPPQPATEMPLLKAPRPSASPGRRTSAGPTQSPLLSSGPRALSPRDLPPSRSLPLLSRTDLPPSRSLPLLSAPEVLSQSRSLQALPASPSSSPLLSSGPQALPSTRLPPSQSRSLQQLPTRPSSELPWGSRGLTPEGPTHPQVLRLYPCQSLTLPSGPEILPPARSPPPQSLPRSATLPPPSHSLQPPLARSPQPQSLLPAQGPAVPQAPESQPPEPLPVFRSIRCQLALSEVQGIPASLHDDCGRQPRSVLSKSSPRNAASRGPLVPLGRREHAWLVAMSAGCWAQVRGLFLEEPELALQRDFISGFTVLHWLAKHGDGPGLQELAAAARQVGLALDVDARSGCGYTPLHLAAIHGHQLVIKVLVLQLGCQVQVRDGSGRQPWEYLGSSTSGEIWQLLEAPRGTIMFPTQPLARSVSSASKVSPSTGRAALPACLRVPLGRGAVSHQSGSDSD; from the coding sequence ATGGCGCGGGAGCTGAGccaggaggctgtgctggacTTCCTCTGGGCGGCCGGGGGGCGAGCCCCCAACACGGCGCTGCTCCGCCACTTCCAGCGGTTCCTCCGCGACCCGGCGCTGACGGAGCAGCAGCGGCGGGAGCGCCGCGAGTACTTCAAGAGCCTCGTCAACTCCCTGGCCACCGTCCACCCCGCCGCCGCCCCTGGCGCCTCCAAGGACATCGTCCTCCGCCGCAGGTACCGCGACCTCCTCGATGAGGAGCTGCCGCCGCCGGAGGAACAgcgggagcaggaggaggaaaagaacgagccaccgccgccgccccgACGCGACCCCGACGGGCGGCGCGGCCCTcgcggggaggcggcggggcaggggcggcccggcggggcggggggctgcgccgcccggggccgcggcgggccGTGCTGCGAGTGCCGCCGGgcgcgccgcgccgccgccgccgtccCCGCGCCGGGCCCCGGGACACCGTCCGGCCCCCGGCCGCCCCGCTCCCGttccccgccgccccctccgcAGCCACCCCCGTACCGGACCCAGCCGCTGTCCTCGGGCCCCTGGGCGCTTCGCCCCGGCGGCACAGGGCGCCCCCAGCCCCCGGCGCTACCGTCGGGTCCTAGGGCGCTGTCCCCCGCCGTGCCGCCCCGGTCCCTGTCACCGTCGCTGCCTGCCGCCGGGTTGCCCTCTGCCACAGCGTCCCGGACGCCACCGCTGCCACTGGGCCCGGAGATGCCGCCTCCCTACAGGTTGCCTCAGCCCCGATCTCCGCCGCAGCCCGCGACCGAGATGCCCTTGCTGAAGGCCCCACGGCCCTCAGCAAGCCCGGGGAGGCGAACCTCCGCCGGACCCACTCAGTCCCCGCTGCTGTCATCGGGCCCCAGGGCGCTGTCCCCTCGCGATCTGCCCCCATCCCGGTCTCTGCCGTTGTTGTCCCGTACCGACCTGCCCCCATCCCGATCCTTGCCGTTGCTGTCCGCCCCGGAGGTGCTGTCCCAGTCCCGGTCCCTGCAGGcactccctgccagcccctcctcatcGCCACTGCTTTCATCAGGCCCCCAGGCGCTCCCTTCCACCAGGCTGCCCCCATCGCAGTCcaggtccctgcagcagctccccaccAGGCCATCCTCAGAGTTGCCGTGGGGATCCAGGGGGCTGACCCCCGAGGGACCAACCCATCCTCAAGTCCTGCGACTGTACCCGTGTCAAAGCCTGACGCTGCCGTCAGGTCCTGAGATCCTGCCCCCCGCTAGGTCCCCCCCACCCCAATCCCTGCCACGGTCTGCCACTCTCCCGCCCCCATCCcactccctgcagccaccccttGCCAGGTCACCCCAACCCCAGTccttgctgccagcacagggcccCGCAGTGCCCCAAGCCCCAGAGAGTCAACCCCCAGAACCGCTGCCTGTCTTCCGCAGCATCAGGTGCCAGCTCGCTTTGTCGGAGGTGCAGGGCATCCCCGCATCACTGCACGATGACTGTGGGCGGCAGCCCCGCTCCGTGCTCTCCAAGAGCTCCCCGAGGAATGCCGCAAGCCGGGGGCCCTTGGTGCCGCTGGGACGGCGGGAGCACGCCTGGCTGGTGGCAATGTCAGCGGGCTGCTGGGCTCAGGTGCGGGGGCTCTTTCTGGAAGAGCCTGAgctggccctgcagagggacTTCATATCAGGCTTCACGGTCCTTCACTGGCTGGCCAAGCACGGCGACGGGCcgggcctgcaggagctggcagcgGCGGCGCGCCAGGTCGGGCTGGCCCTGGACGTGGACGCCCGCTCGGGCTGCGGGTACACGCCGCTGCACCTGGCTGCCATACACGGCCACCAGCTCGTCATcaaggtgctggtgctgcagctggggtgCCAGGTGCAGGTGCGGGACGGCAGCGGGCGCCAGCCGTGGGAGTACCTGGGCAGCTCCACCTCGGGGGAGatctggcagctgctggaggcccCCCGTGGCACAATCATGTTCCCCACGCAGCCCCTGGCCCGCAGCGTGTCCTCTGCCAGCAAGGTCTCGCCGTCCACcggcagggcagcactgcctgcctgcctcaGGGTGCCGCTCGGCCGTGGGGCAGTGTCCCACCAATCCGGCAGTGACAGTGACTGA